A stretch of the Vitis riparia cultivar Riparia Gloire de Montpellier isolate 1030 chromosome 13, EGFV_Vit.rip_1.0, whole genome shotgun sequence genome encodes the following:
- the LOC117928415 gene encoding glycine-rich cell wall structural protein 1-like, with the protein MGRPSRVIGFALLLLLLLELSAARTSKKISVNGGGGGEGGGGGEGTGLADGSGYGSGYGSGEGYGNGGENGDGYEGGRGGGGGGGGGRGGGGGAAGSGSGYGSGSGSGYGSGKGGAGGGGGGKGGGGGGGSGNGVGSGSGFGSGSGSGHGSGRGGGEGGGGGGGGGRGGGGGGDCGPGTGSGSGYGSGSGSGYGRGRGGGEGGGGGGGGGKGGGEGGGSGPGSGSGYGSGSGSGGGEGGGGGGGRGGGGGGGRGGGGGSGSGTGGGSGFGSGSGGGSGGGKGGGGGGGGGRGGGGGGGSGIGGGSGHGQGEGSGYGSGSGGGRGGGGGGGAGGGGGGGRGEGVGNGHGSGYGSGSGYGSGSGDGGEDSP; encoded by the coding sequence ATGGGGAGGCCGTCTCGGGTGATAGGATTTGCATTATTGCTTTTGCTTCTTCTGGAGCTCTCCGCTGCTAGGACCTCCAAGAAGATAAGTGTTAATGGAGGAGGTGGGGGAgagggtggtggtggtggcgaAGGTACGGGACTTGCAGATGGTTCCGGGTATGGTTCAGGATATGGGTCAGGTGAAGGATACGGAAATGGTGGTGAAAATGGGGATGGATATGAAGGTGGTAGAGGAGGAGGGGGTGGTGGGGGAGGCGgcagaggtggtggtggtggagcaGCGGGGTCTGGTTCAGGCTACGGTTCTGGATCCGGTTCCGGGTACGGAAGTGGGAAAGGAGGTGcgggaggtggtggtggaggcaAAGGCGGAGGAGGAGGTGGAGGTTCTGGCAATGGAGTTGGGAGTGGTTCCGGGTTTGGCTCAGGGAGTGGAAGTGGGCACGGAAGCGGCAGGGGTGGTGGGGAAGGAGGAGGGGGAGGTGGTGGAGGTGGCAGAGGCGGAGGAGGAGGTGGAGATTGTGGCCCTGGAACTGGGAGTGGTTCTGGCTATGGATCGGGCAGTGGAAGTGGGTATGGAAGAGGCAGGGGTGGTGGGGAAGGAGGAGGGGGAGGTGGTGGAGGTGGCAAAGGCGGTGGAGAAGGTGGAGGTTCTGGCCCTGGGAGTGGTTCCGGCTATGGGTCGGGCAGTGGGAGTGGGGGAGGcgaaggaggaggtggtgggGGTGGCagaggtggaggaggaggaggaggcaGAGGTGGAGGCGGAGGCTCGGGTAGTGGAACAGGGGGTGGTTCGGGGTTCGGCTCAGGGAGTGGAGGCGGGAGTGGCGGTGGGAAAGGAGGTGGGGGAGGTGGCGGGGGTGGCAGAGGCGGAGGAGGCGGCGGAGGCTCCGGAATAGGAGGTGGCTCGGGGCATGGACAGGGAGAAGGAAGTGGGTATGGAAGCGGGAGCGGTGGGGGCAGAggaggaggtggaggaggaggagcaggtggaggtggtggtggaggtcGAGGTGAGGGTGTTGGAAATGGGCATGGGTCTGGATACGGAAGTGGATCTGGTTATGGGTCAGGATCCGGCGACGGAGGGGAAGATTCACCATGA
- the LOC117928416 gene encoding glycine-rich cell wall structural protein 2-like encodes MDKSNFVHNPIVPGFKLMRDESGVKVDKTYYKQVVGGLMYLTATRPDRMFVSDSQLLLTMGSSQVMGFAFLVLLLLDLSFAARIVKEYGAKGGGGGGGGGEGGGGGGGSAIGAGSGYGSGYGSGSGSGYGGSDGYESGGGGGGSGGGGGGGGGAGASGSGSGYGSGFGSGSGSGGGKGGGGGGGRGGGGGGGSGSGVGSGSGYGSGSGSGYGSGSGGGKGGGGGGGGGGGGGGGGGGTGVGSGSGSGYGSGSGSGHGSGYGGGEEGLP; translated from the exons ATGGACAAAAGTAATTTTGTTCATAATCCAATTGTCCCTGGCTTTAAGCTCATGAGGGATGAAAGTGGCGTTAAGGTGGACAAGACTTACTACAAACAAGTTGTGGGTGGTCTCATGTATCTCACAGCTACTCGGCCAGACAGGATGTTTGTG AGTGATTCTCAACTTCTTCTCACAATGGGGAGTTCTCAAGTGATGGGTTTTGCATTCTTGGTTTTGCTCCTTCTGGACCTCTCCTTTGCTGCCAGAATTGTGAAGGAATATGGTGCCAAAGGAGGTGgcggaggaggtggtggtggagagGGTGGCGGCGGCGGTGGTGGTTCAGCTATCGGAGCTGGTTCAGGCTACGGTTCTGGATATGGTTCGGGTAGTGGTTCAGGGTATGGTGGTTCTGACGGGTATGAAagtggtggaggtggaggtgggaGTGGCGGAGGAGGTGGCGGCGGTGGGGGAGCTGGAGCATCCGGGTCTGGATCAGGCTACGGTTCAGGATTTGGATCCGGGTCAGGAAGTGGAGGCGGGAAAGGAGGCGGTGGAGGAGGGGGCAGAGGCGGAGGAGGAGGCGGAGGCTCTGGGTCGGGCGTCGGGAGTGGCTCCGGATACGGATCAGGGAGCGGAAGTGGGTACGGAAGCGGGAGTGGTGGTGGCAAAGGAGGtgggggaggaggaggaggcggtggaggaggaggaggcgGAGGCGGCGGGACTGGAGTTGGTTCAGGATCCGGATCCGGATATGGGAGCGGAAGTGGATCGGGACATGGATCAGGATACGGCGGCGGAGAGGAGGGTTTACCCTGA